One Nitrospira sp. DNA window includes the following coding sequences:
- a CDS encoding 5-(carboxyamino)imidazole ribonucleotide synthase has translation MNPLVIEPGATLGVLGGGQLGAMFATAARRMGYVIAVWDPDPEAPAHRIADYSLVRPFTDADARAEFTQRVRAVTYEWENVPADLCEQLERDLPVRPSSRVLRVIQDRIEQKTFLRSHGLAVPTFFAISSPDELGRQTMPPYPLVCKTATAGYDGKGQWKILRAEDCPAVQQELARSMRPGSRWILEEWLPFEREVSVLVVRGVDGASRTYPVVENVHEGGILRQTTVPADVTASVAVQVATMAEEAVRTLDGVGVFCVELFLMSDGRVLINEVAPRPHNSGHYSLDACTVSQFEQQVRTLCGLPLGEIRLLSPAVMLNLIGDEVRLATAAPAAQELLGEPGAVVHLYGKRVIRPKRKMGHVSFLASTRAEALTKAASFRARLALPSW, from the coding sequence GTGAACCCACTCGTCATCGAGCCTGGCGCGACCTTGGGGGTGCTTGGAGGCGGGCAGCTGGGCGCCATGTTCGCCACCGCAGCTCGCCGGATGGGCTACGTGATTGCCGTGTGGGATCCCGATCCTGAGGCGCCGGCCCACCGGATTGCCGACTATTCCCTCGTTCGCCCCTTCACTGATGCCGACGCACGCGCAGAGTTCACCCAGCGCGTTCGCGCTGTGACGTATGAATGGGAAAATGTGCCGGCCGATCTCTGCGAACAGTTGGAGCGAGACCTGCCGGTTCGACCATCCAGCCGCGTCCTGCGAGTGATTCAGGACCGCATCGAGCAAAAGACGTTTTTGCGTTCTCACGGACTGGCGGTGCCGACATTTTTCGCCATTTCATCGCCGGATGAACTCGGTCGGCAGACCATGCCCCCTTATCCGCTGGTGTGTAAGACGGCCACTGCCGGGTATGACGGCAAGGGTCAATGGAAAATCCTTCGAGCAGAAGATTGTCCGGCGGTGCAGCAAGAGTTGGCCCGGAGCATGAGGCCGGGATCGCGCTGGATTCTCGAGGAGTGGCTTCCCTTTGAGCGCGAAGTGTCGGTGCTGGTCGTGCGGGGAGTGGATGGCGCGTCGCGGACCTATCCGGTCGTTGAAAATGTGCATGAAGGCGGGATTCTTCGCCAGACCACCGTTCCCGCGGATGTGACCGCGTCGGTGGCCGTGCAAGTCGCCACGATGGCAGAAGAAGCGGTACGGACTTTGGATGGTGTCGGGGTCTTTTGCGTGGAATTGTTTCTCATGTCCGATGGCCGCGTGCTCATCAATGAGGTTGCGCCACGCCCCCATAATTCCGGGCACTATTCGTTGGATGCCTGTACGGTGTCGCAATTCGAGCAACAGGTGCGGACGCTGTGCGGGTTGCCGCTCGGGGAAATTCGTCTGCTCAGTCCCGCCGTCATGCTGAACCTCATCGGTGACGAGGTTCGACTCGCCACTGCAGCCCCTGCTGCGCAAGAGTTGCTAGGTGAGCCGGGTGCAGTCGTCCATCTGTATGGAAAACGCGTGATTCGTCCAAAACGGAAAATGGGCCATGTGTCGTTCCTCGCCTCGACTCGAGCGGAAGCGCTGACGAAAGCTGCTTCCTTCCGTGCCAGACTTGCTTTGCCTTCCTGGTAG
- a CDS encoding CBS domain-containing protein, with protein MMTPGVVQIPGDVSVSEAALLLDREQMPCLLIKDGEATFGIMTSGDIVKKVVAQGLEPHDVAVRSIMSKPVHSVECDQILDDATNMMASTGASLLIVTKQGQPVGILTARDLALAPKRCDTCLPATVRVTNGEGEGAKHTATIRQLSHVGAFIESRTLLLPGTTIVLSFMLPGTDVSFSVRGTILNSSYEPEFHEDRGMIGTYPGVDIQFASLPASDESKIRAWVLQNLPRATDLP; from the coding sequence ATGATGACACCCGGCGTCGTACAAATTCCGGGGGATGTCTCTGTCAGCGAAGCCGCCCTGCTCCTCGATCGGGAGCAGATGCCCTGCCTGTTGATCAAGGACGGCGAGGCCACCTTCGGCATCATGACCTCGGGCGATATCGTGAAAAAGGTCGTCGCCCAGGGCCTGGAACCGCACGATGTGGCCGTGCGATCGATCATGTCTAAACCGGTGCACTCCGTCGAATGCGACCAAATTCTCGATGATGCCACCAACATGATGGCCTCCACCGGCGCGTCGCTCCTCATCGTGACCAAGCAGGGGCAACCGGTCGGCATTCTGACGGCACGGGATCTCGCGTTGGCGCCCAAGCGGTGCGACACCTGCCTCCCCGCAACCGTTCGTGTCACGAACGGCGAGGGAGAAGGCGCGAAACACACCGCCACCATCCGCCAGCTCAGCCACGTGGGGGCGTTTATCGAAAGCCGCACCCTGTTGCTGCCCGGCACGACGATCGTGCTCTCTTTTATGCTTCCGGGAACGGATGTGAGCTTCTCCGTACGCGGCACCATCCTCAACAGCAGTTATGAACCGGAATTCCATGAAGACCGGGGCATGATCGGCACGTATCCCGGAGTCGACATCCAGTTCGCGTCTCTCCCCGCTTCCGACGAGTCGAAAATTCGCGCCTGGGTGCTGCAGAATCTTCCGCGGGCCACAGACCTCCCCTAA
- a CDS encoding response regulator — MSAPRFSELNHTGRHPTLRGLSRLLSHSRVRVMFLQSLVAGILSYELLVSNETIYGQIVSRMVALGLILISVGIMLLPKSALESAWFPGALISINTLLVTGTIYLSGNASSELYLTYFLLLLIASSAPSLKQLLGLSIIICAGYGVLVYEHAMQSGTLEVGHLLGIPVLLIMSVFYGLTLETVAAERRRNRLLREDVEELKQSEQNLEERRTHLETRVQGLKQGLSRANQEIRQGKVERTGLERQLREAQKFEAVGRLASRLAHEFNQMLAVIGAQTGAIVSKLKPDDPLHAPVDAIFRSGERAATLTAQLLALGIHETTIRDTLSLGEAIASMRETLEGLLPGRIDVRVPDESKPVLVEIGHDRLEYLLLHLIANARDAMPKGGRVDIAVEVVSGELLPAEQLEKNPRKRMARIAVSDSGGGMNSDVQAQMFEPFFSTKETHAGLGLTLVYGIVRQYGGTVEVQSQPGQGTTVRLYLPLVERNGVVRDTRVRREAVSKGAETVLVVEEDEIARKLALSTLHSHRYQVLEAGSAVEALLVAQQHKGPIHLTVSHLTLAEIGGRELAKRLVLQHPAMKALFVSGFSDDTIVSHRVNKKYFLQQPYRQHDLAEKVRELLDA, encoded by the coding sequence GTGAGCGCGCCACGTTTCTCCGAACTCAATCACACCGGTCGGCATCCCACGTTGCGAGGGTTGAGCCGGTTGCTCTCCCATTCGCGAGTGCGCGTGATGTTTCTGCAAAGTCTCGTGGCCGGCATCCTGTCGTACGAACTCCTGGTCAGCAATGAGACGATCTATGGGCAGATCGTCAGCCGGATGGTGGCGCTTGGATTGATCCTGATCAGTGTCGGCATCATGTTGTTGCCGAAATCCGCATTAGAAAGCGCCTGGTTTCCCGGCGCCTTGATCAGCATCAATACGCTCCTGGTGACGGGGACCATCTATCTCTCAGGGAACGCCAGCTCGGAACTGTATCTCACGTATTTTCTTCTGCTCCTGATTGCCTCATCCGCGCCCTCGTTGAAACAACTGCTCGGCCTTTCAATCATCATCTGCGCCGGGTACGGCGTGCTGGTCTATGAGCATGCGATGCAATCAGGCACGCTCGAGGTCGGGCATCTTCTGGGCATTCCTGTCTTGCTGATCATGTCGGTGTTTTATGGATTGACACTTGAGACGGTGGCCGCCGAGCGGCGCCGCAATCGGCTGTTACGGGAAGATGTTGAAGAGTTGAAACAGTCTGAGCAGAACTTGGAAGAGCGACGGACCCACCTGGAGACGCGCGTGCAGGGACTGAAGCAGGGGTTGTCCCGCGCCAATCAGGAAATCCGTCAGGGGAAGGTTGAACGGACCGGGTTGGAGCGACAGCTGCGTGAGGCGCAAAAGTTCGAGGCCGTGGGACGTCTGGCCTCCAGGTTGGCGCATGAGTTCAATCAGATGTTAGCGGTGATCGGCGCGCAGACCGGGGCCATCGTCTCCAAATTGAAACCCGATGACCCGCTCCACGCGCCGGTGGACGCCATCTTCCGAAGCGGGGAACGCGCCGCAACCCTGACGGCGCAACTGCTCGCCTTGGGGATTCACGAAACGACCATTCGTGATACGTTATCGCTTGGCGAGGCGATCGCGTCGATGCGTGAAACGCTTGAGGGGTTGCTTCCCGGACGGATCGACGTGCGGGTGCCTGACGAATCTAAACCGGTATTGGTGGAGATCGGACACGATCGACTGGAGTATTTGCTGCTGCACCTGATTGCCAATGCCCGAGATGCGATGCCGAAGGGGGGGCGGGTGGACATTGCGGTGGAGGTGGTGTCCGGTGAATTGCTGCCAGCCGAGCAGTTGGAAAAGAATCCGCGCAAGCGCATGGCCAGGATCGCGGTGAGCGACAGCGGCGGGGGGATGAATTCGGACGTCCAGGCGCAGATGTTCGAGCCGTTTTTCTCGACGAAGGAAACCCACGCTGGGCTGGGGCTGACGTTGGTCTATGGGATCGTCCGTCAGTACGGAGGGACGGTGGAGGTGCAGAGTCAGCCGGGACAGGGCACGACCGTCCGGCTGTATCTTCCGCTCGTGGAGCGCAACGGCGTGGTGCGAGATACGCGGGTACGTCGCGAGGCGGTGTCCAAGGGGGCGGAGACGGTGTTGGTGGTGGAGGAAGACGAGATTGCCAGGAAGTTGGCCTTGTCGACGCTCCACTCGCATCGGTATCAGGTATTGGAGGCGGGGTCGGCCGTGGAAGCCTTGCTCGTCGCACAACAGCACAAAGGGCCGATCCATCTGACGGTCAGCCACCTAACACTCGCGGAGATCGGTGGGCGCGAGTTGGCCAAGCGACTGGTGTTGCAACATCCCGCCATGAAAGCGTTGTTCGTGTCCGGGTTTTCTGATGACACGATCGTGAGTCATCGGGTGAATAAGAAGTATTTTTTGCAGCAACCCTACCGTCAGCATGATTTGGCAGAAAAGGTTCGCGAATTGTTGGATGCGTGA
- a CDS encoding rhomboid family intramembrane serine protease, with the protein MLPLSDDNPTERTPVVTVAFIVACSLVFLYQSSLSPATGETFVYRFGAIPSIVFGQAALPPEIVAIPSYATILTSMFLHGSWMHLIGNMLYLWVFGNNIEDVMGHGRFIVFYVGCGILAALSHALTDPTSTVPMVGASGAISGVLGAYLLLFPHARVLLLAPVVGTTYVPAGLVLGFWFVMQVLSGGANLGSQGGGVAFFAHIGGFVVGMLLIGFFKRPEVRFFAPTRSRSWRD; encoded by the coding sequence ATGCTGCCGCTCAGTGACGATAACCCGACCGAGCGAACGCCGGTCGTCACCGTCGCGTTCATCGTCGCCTGCTCCCTCGTCTTTCTCTACCAAAGCTCCCTGAGTCCGGCCACCGGCGAAACCTTCGTCTACCGGTTCGGCGCCATTCCCTCCATCGTGTTCGGTCAGGCGGCGCTCCCCCCGGAGATCGTCGCGATTCCGTCGTACGCCACTATTCTCACCAGCATGTTTCTCCACGGTAGCTGGATGCATCTGATCGGCAATATGTTGTATCTCTGGGTCTTCGGGAACAACATCGAAGACGTCATGGGCCATGGGCGCTTTATCGTCTTTTATGTGGGATGCGGCATCCTGGCAGCATTGAGCCATGCGTTAACCGACCCGACATCCACGGTTCCGATGGTCGGCGCAAGCGGGGCGATATCGGGAGTCCTCGGCGCCTATCTGCTGCTCTTCCCGCATGCCCGCGTGTTGCTGTTGGCGCCGGTTGTGGGAACGACCTACGTCCCGGCCGGCCTTGTCTTGGGATTTTGGTTCGTGATGCAGGTGTTGAGCGGTGGCGCGAACCTTGGGTCGCAGGGAGGTGGTGTGGCGTTCTTCGCGCACATCGGCGGATTCGTCGTGGGCATGCTGTTGATCGGCTTCTTCAAACGACCCGAGGTGCGGTTTTTTGCGCCCACCCGTTCCCGATCGTGGCGGGACTAG
- a CDS encoding TIGR00730 family Rossman fold protein codes for MKTPTARSKPAPTKDEMLTQITALLDRPDDDIQAALMKEILAGVIRLSDSQLDVLDLKIVNRALKELRHAFRVFQGYRQRLKISVFGSARTPADDPNYQLAFQFARRMVEEGYMTITGGADGIMRASQEGAGREHSFGVNIMLPFEQGANAVIADDPKLVTFKYFFTRKLMFQKESHAIALFPGGFGTHDEGFEIMTLVQTGKSDPKPIVCLQAPGCDYWNHWNSFITEQLLKRHLINPEDLSLFTIVDNVEDAVTEIRTFYRRYHSLRFVGRQLAIRLKTPLTDVQVGDLQQQFKDMLTEGTFEQRTSLPEEMDEPGLKELARLTFSFNRRNAGRLRQLINHLNHLPVTA; via the coding sequence ATGAAGACCCCCACCGCCCGTTCCAAACCGGCTCCGACCAAAGACGAAATGCTCACGCAAATCACGGCCCTGCTCGATCGCCCGGACGATGATATCCAGGCGGCCCTGATGAAGGAAATTTTGGCCGGCGTGATCCGGTTATCGGACTCGCAGTTGGATGTCCTGGATTTGAAGATCGTCAATCGCGCGCTCAAAGAGCTCCGCCACGCGTTCAGAGTCTTCCAGGGCTATCGACAACGTCTCAAAATCAGTGTGTTCGGTTCGGCCCGTACCCCCGCCGACGATCCCAACTACCAACTGGCGTTTCAGTTCGCCCGCCGCATGGTGGAAGAGGGCTATATGACCATCACCGGCGGCGCCGACGGGATCATGCGAGCGTCACAGGAAGGAGCCGGTCGCGAACACAGTTTCGGCGTGAACATCATGCTGCCCTTTGAGCAGGGCGCCAATGCGGTCATTGCCGATGATCCCAAACTGGTCACCTTCAAATATTTTTTCACCCGCAAACTGATGTTCCAGAAAGAGTCGCACGCGATTGCCCTCTTTCCCGGAGGGTTCGGCACGCATGACGAGGGCTTCGAGATCATGACCCTCGTGCAAACCGGCAAGAGCGACCCGAAACCGATCGTGTGCCTTCAGGCCCCGGGCTGCGATTATTGGAATCACTGGAACTCCTTCATCACCGAGCAACTGTTGAAACGGCACCTCATCAATCCCGAAGACCTCTCGCTGTTCACCATCGTCGATAATGTGGAAGACGCCGTGACGGAGATTCGCACATTTTACCGGCGGTATCATTCGCTCCGGTTCGTGGGACGACAGTTGGCCATCCGCTTGAAGACCCCGCTCACCGATGTGCAAGTCGGGGACTTGCAGCAGCAGTTCAAAGACATGCTGACGGAAGGGACGTTCGAGCAACGGACCTCGCTCCCGGAGGAAATGGATGAACCGGGATTGAAGGAGTTGGCACGGCTGACGTTTTCGTTCAATCGCCGCAATGCGGGGCGCCTCCGGCAGCTGATCAACCACCTCAACCACTTGCCCGTGACGGCGTGA
- a CDS encoding phosphohydrolase gives MSAATMRSLSASAPTLILYHAECADGFGAAWAIWRRYPKAEYRPVKHGEAPPTNLAGHHVVIVDFSYARPTLEAMAKDAASLVVLDHHITAKQTLADLPYAYFDLNKSGAVLAWEWAYDEPAPWLLRYIQDKDLWNWALPHSREVSAALASYPFDFQLWTGFEQTELEREGRAILRYENELVTKLASHATLVQFEGVTIPAVQSAALTSQIGERLSANHPFCLIWHDRNGRRYYSMRSREDGTDVGAIAASFGGGGHTHAAGFSIPLQADGSLPSTPRLPRPAL, from the coding sequence ATGAGTGCAGCCACCATGCGCAGTCTATCCGCCTCTGCTCCCACCCTGATCCTGTATCACGCGGAATGTGCGGATGGGTTCGGCGCTGCTTGGGCCATCTGGCGTCGATACCCCAAGGCTGAGTATCGCCCCGTCAAGCATGGCGAAGCTCCGCCGACCAACCTCGCCGGGCACCACGTCGTCATTGTGGATTTCAGTTACGCCAGACCGACGCTTGAGGCGATGGCCAAGGATGCAGCCAGCCTGGTCGTGCTGGACCATCACATTACCGCCAAACAGACGCTGGCAGACCTCCCCTATGCCTACTTTGATTTAAACAAATCCGGCGCAGTCCTGGCCTGGGAATGGGCGTATGATGAACCGGCCCCCTGGCTGCTGCGCTACATCCAAGACAAGGATCTCTGGAACTGGGCACTCCCGCATAGCCGGGAAGTCAGCGCTGCGCTCGCGTCCTATCCGTTCGACTTTCAACTGTGGACCGGTTTCGAGCAAACGGAACTTGAGCGGGAAGGCCGGGCCATCCTTCGATACGAAAACGAACTCGTCACGAAGCTCGCGTCCCATGCGACGCTGGTGCAGTTTGAAGGCGTGACCATTCCAGCCGTGCAAAGCGCCGCCTTGACCAGTCAAATCGGCGAACGCCTATCCGCCAACCACCCGTTCTGCCTGATCTGGCATGACCGCAACGGACGACGCTACTACAGCATGCGGTCACGCGAAGACGGGACCGACGTGGGCGCCATTGCCGCGTCCTTCGGCGGTGGAGGCCATACGCATGCGGCAGGCTTCTCCATCCCATTGCAGGCCGACGGGTCACTGCCGTCAACCCCCCGGCTCCCGCGTCCGGCGCTATGA
- the purE gene encoding 5-(carboxyamino)imidazole ribonucleotide mutase, protein MPKKTKASRALVGVLGGSTSDFPILEKAVAMLNELGIPNELLVVSAHRTPDRLFAYAEQAVARGIQVIIAGAGGAAHLPGMLAAKTSLPVIGVPIPTENLRGLDSLLSIVQMPRGIPVATVAIGGAENAAILAAQILGLQSAAIRQRVEGFRTAQTQRVLDSQDDARLSPPFAMKRSSRTSRRS, encoded by the coding sequence ATGCCGAAGAAGACGAAAGCGAGTCGGGCGTTGGTCGGGGTCTTGGGCGGGAGCACATCGGACTTTCCCATCCTTGAAAAGGCCGTCGCTATGTTGAATGAGCTCGGGATTCCCAATGAGCTGCTCGTGGTGTCGGCTCACCGTACGCCCGATCGCCTCTTTGCGTATGCCGAGCAGGCGGTTGCGCGGGGGATTCAGGTCATCATCGCCGGTGCCGGGGGTGCCGCCCATCTGCCGGGGATGTTAGCGGCGAAAACTTCCTTGCCTGTCATCGGTGTGCCCATTCCGACTGAAAACCTTCGGGGATTGGATTCGCTGCTGTCCATCGTCCAAATGCCGCGAGGCATTCCGGTTGCCACGGTGGCGATCGGTGGGGCCGAAAACGCAGCGATCCTGGCTGCGCAGATCCTGGGGTTACAATCGGCGGCCATCAGACAGCGCGTCGAAGGGTTCCGCACGGCACAAACGCAACGCGTGCTCGACTCTCAAGACGACGCCCGGTTATCTCCACCCTTCGCGATGAAACGAAGCTCCCGGACGAGCCGTCGATCGTGA